The following coding sequences lie in one Mycobacterium sp. 050128 genomic window:
- a CDS encoding GlxA family transcriptional regulator, whose amino-acid sequence MLSPLVRSGSEARSVVILGFPGVQALDIVGPHDVFDGAARLTGGGYRVSVVSRNGQPISTSTNLAFVAEAMPKPREIDTLVLPGGAGVEPAGQDPDTVAWIKCAAANSRRVVSVCTGAFLAAAAGLLDGCRVTTHWAFADRLAREFPAITVDPEPIFVRSSDSVWTAAGVTAGIDLSLALVEEDYGRDVAQAVARWLVLYLRRPGGQLQFAAPLWVPRASRQSIRGVQEAIEAEPGAAHSISDLARRAAMSPRHFTRLFTNEVGEAPGAYVERIRTESARRQLEETDDAVVAIAERCGFGTSETMRRNFIRRIGIPPDQYRRSFSSRPACPDRPPGG is encoded by the coding sequence ATGTTGTCGCCGTTGGTCCGCAGCGGTTCCGAAGCTCGCTCGGTGGTGATCCTGGGCTTTCCCGGCGTACAGGCGCTGGACATCGTCGGGCCGCATGACGTGTTCGACGGTGCAGCGCGGCTGACCGGGGGCGGGTATCGGGTCAGCGTGGTATCCCGAAACGGCCAGCCGATATCTACCTCCACCAACCTGGCTTTCGTTGCGGAAGCGATGCCCAAACCAAGAGAGATCGACACACTCGTGTTGCCCGGGGGTGCCGGTGTCGAACCTGCCGGGCAAGACCCGGACACCGTGGCCTGGATTAAATGCGCCGCCGCCAACTCCCGTCGTGTGGTCAGTGTGTGCACTGGCGCGTTTCTGGCCGCTGCGGCCGGTCTCCTCGATGGCTGTCGTGTGACGACGCACTGGGCGTTCGCCGATCGGCTGGCCCGCGAATTCCCAGCCATCACCGTCGACCCGGAGCCGATCTTCGTGCGCAGCTCAGACTCGGTGTGGACAGCCGCTGGGGTCACGGCGGGCATCGACCTCTCGCTTGCGCTCGTCGAGGAGGACTACGGTAGGGACGTCGCCCAGGCTGTCGCACGTTGGTTGGTGCTGTATCTGCGTCGGCCCGGTGGCCAGTTGCAGTTTGCCGCGCCTCTGTGGGTGCCTCGTGCCAGCCGTCAGTCCATCCGGGGCGTGCAGGAAGCGATCGAAGCCGAACCCGGTGCTGCCCACAGCATCTCCGACCTGGCGCGGCGAGCAGCGATGAGCCCGCGACACTTCACCCGGTTGTTTACCAACGAGGTCGGCGAGGCTCCTGGGGCTTACGTCGAACGGATCCGTACCGAGTCCGCTCGCCGCCAGCTCGAGGAGACTGACGATGCTGTCGTCGCCATTGCTGAGCGGTGTGGTTTTGGGACATCGGAGACGATGCGTCGCAACTTCATTCGCCGAATCGGTATTCCGCCCGACCAATACCGCAGAAGCTTTTCGTCAAGGCCTGCATGCCCCGACCGCCCACCCGGGGGGTGA
- a CDS encoding helix-turn-helix transcriptional regulator, whose amino-acid sequence MARARVSLSQRELAKAAHVPQSTIARIESGTRQPSLPLLARILAAVDLELRINVADYDAHDDILDGDVARLSALQRQRRRQVQDEFAAHLRETHRS is encoded by the coding sequence ATAGCGCGGGCACGCGTCAGCCTGTCGCAGCGGGAGCTTGCCAAGGCCGCGCATGTGCCGCAATCGACCATCGCAAGGATTGAGTCGGGGACCCGGCAGCCGTCACTTCCACTGCTCGCCCGGATCCTGGCCGCAGTTGATCTGGAGTTGCGAATCAACGTCGCTGACTACGACGCGCACGACGACATCCTCGACGGCGACGTCGCGCGGCTGTCGGCATTACAGCGTCAGCGCCGGCGCCAAGTACAGGACGAATTCGCAGCGCACTTGCGCGAGACGCACCGCTCGTGA
- a CDS encoding DJ-1/PfpI family protein encodes MTKNIGIVLFDGVEELDVVGPWEVWSSWAHHFPGDGYTVSCFSPSGGLVSCAKGLVLQAHHSFDDAPKFDVLLHPGGQGVRPLAYDDVWLDWVRRQRAAVPLMTSVCTGSLVYAAAGLLSHRPATTHWNSLDLLTTLDPTIDVRREERFIDDGDIVTSSGVSAGIDMALYLVGRLAGAERAREVRRYIQYDPAPPL; translated from the coding sequence ATGACCAAGAACATCGGAATCGTGCTGTTCGACGGTGTGGAAGAGCTGGACGTGGTCGGCCCATGGGAAGTCTGGTCGTCGTGGGCCCACCACTTTCCCGGTGACGGGTACACGGTCTCGTGTTTCTCGCCTTCCGGTGGCTTGGTGAGCTGCGCCAAAGGCTTGGTGTTGCAAGCTCACCATTCCTTCGACGACGCGCCGAAGTTTGACGTGCTGTTGCATCCTGGTGGCCAAGGCGTGCGCCCACTCGCGTACGACGACGTCTGGCTGGATTGGGTTCGGCGGCAACGCGCCGCCGTGCCGCTGATGACCAGCGTGTGCACGGGATCCCTGGTGTACGCCGCCGCCGGACTGCTCTCACACCGTCCCGCCACCACCCATTGGAACTCACTGGACTTGCTGACCACGCTGGATCCGACGATCGATGTCCGGCGCGAGGAGCGCTTCATTGACGATGGTGACATCGTCACTTCCTCGGGGGTGTCCGCGGGAATCGATATGGCTTTGTACCTTGTCGGCCGGCTCGCCGGGGCCGAGCGTGCCCGCGAGGTCCGCCGCTACATTCAGTACGACCCCGCACCACCGCTCTAG
- a CDS encoding FcoT family thioesterase yields MTQTSQPSLAEFLQDDTVLLDRTMTPYVRKDTVYLKQATVVRRGDIVVGSGDLGFDHSCYIEETGHFNAVEFVISYNQLIYYTLAASVRDQLIPELSDWTMDDYWQRQLPSVLISKMSTRFRQPINSRSYRGVLTITDVEFRHRSRPVLALQTTVEFTDDGAGSALGEVEIVLADLPAKS; encoded by the coding sequence ATGACGCAAACATCGCAACCCAGCCTCGCCGAATTCCTGCAGGACGACACCGTGCTGCTCGATCGCACCATGACCCCGTACGTCCGCAAGGACACCGTCTACCTCAAGCAGGCGACGGTTGTGCGCCGCGGCGACATCGTCGTCGGTTCCGGTGATCTGGGGTTCGACCATTCCTGCTATATCGAGGAAACCGGCCACTTCAATGCGGTCGAGTTCGTCATCTCCTATAACCAGCTCATCTACTACACGCTCGCGGCCTCGGTTCGCGACCAGCTCATCCCCGAGCTGAGTGACTGGACGATGGACGACTATTGGCAGCGGCAACTGCCTTCAGTCCTGATCAGCAAGATGAGCACCCGATTCCGGCAACCGATCAATTCCCGGTCTTACCGCGGTGTCCTGACGATCACCGACGTCGAATTCCGCCACCGGTCGCGCCCGGTGTTGGCGTTGCAGACCACGGTCGAGTTCACCGACGACGGCGCTGGCAGCGCCCTGGGCGAGGTCGAAATCGTGTTGGCGGATCTGCCCGCGAAATCATAA
- a CDS encoding long-chain-fatty-acid--CoA ligase — MAGSRFDLVSVLEQNARLGGDRAALIFESARVSFGELARRSVAVSRALASAGVRPGDRIVHVATDSPALYELLYGCARLGAVLVPVNWRLAADEVDYIVDHAGARVLITDRTDLTAETVINVDSFAAWRDRAPTLELPEIVVDRDTPIVQMYTSGTTGRPKGVVLAHRTFTAVRELLDDAGLDWIDWRDGDVSLIALPGFHIGGMWWATQGLNKGIPSVVIPRFKALDAVTAIRENGVTVSCFVPAMLLMMLSEPGLTKSDFATVRKIAYGGSPIGPDLLSQALDTFDCDFAQIYGLTETGNTAVCLPPSEHLPGRARLHAAGRPYPGVGVAIRDPDGTELPPGRCGEVYLRSPAQMLEYFDNPAATRQTIVDGWIRTGDAGYLDDDGFLVIRDRVKDLIIVAGENVYPAEVEKTINAHPAVHDSAVVGAPDVLRGECIHAFVVAKQDEVLQLDDLERFLARRLARFKVPGTFHVTDAIPRNPSGKILRRTLRERFWAGLERQIN; from the coding sequence ATGGCGGGAAGCCGTTTCGACCTAGTCTCTGTTCTCGAGCAGAATGCGCGCCTGGGCGGCGACCGCGCCGCCTTGATCTTCGAGTCGGCACGGGTGTCCTTCGGCGAACTCGCGCGGCGATCGGTGGCGGTTTCCAGGGCGCTTGCCAGTGCCGGTGTCCGTCCCGGCGACCGGATCGTCCACGTCGCCACTGACTCACCGGCACTCTACGAGTTGCTTTATGGCTGCGCACGTCTCGGTGCCGTCTTGGTACCGGTTAACTGGCGCTTGGCTGCTGACGAGGTCGACTACATCGTCGACCACGCCGGGGCTCGCGTCCTGATCACCGACCGCACCGACCTCACAGCCGAAACTGTGATCAACGTCGACAGCTTCGCCGCATGGCGTGACCGAGCGCCCACTCTTGAGCTACCCGAGATCGTTGTCGATCGCGATACCCCGATCGTGCAGATGTACACCAGCGGAACGACGGGCCGTCCCAAAGGTGTTGTGCTAGCACACCGTACCTTCACCGCGGTGCGTGAACTTCTAGACGATGCCGGCTTGGATTGGATCGATTGGCGGGACGGCGATGTCAGTCTGATCGCGCTACCGGGATTCCACATCGGCGGTATGTGGTGGGCGACGCAGGGCCTCAACAAGGGGATACCGAGCGTCGTGATCCCACGGTTCAAGGCACTCGATGCCGTTACGGCGATCCGTGAAAATGGGGTGACTGTCAGCTGTTTCGTTCCGGCGATGCTGCTCATGATGTTGTCCGAGCCCGGCCTGACCAAGTCGGATTTCGCCACGGTTCGCAAGATCGCCTATGGGGGCTCTCCGATCGGCCCGGACCTGCTTTCGCAAGCGCTCGACACGTTCGACTGCGATTTCGCACAGATCTACGGTTTGACCGAAACGGGAAACACCGCGGTATGCCTACCACCGAGCGAGCACCTGCCGGGCCGGGCCCGTCTGCACGCCGCGGGCCGACCCTATCCCGGCGTAGGAGTCGCCATCCGGGACCCCGACGGCACCGAACTTCCACCCGGACGCTGCGGCGAAGTCTATCTCCGCAGCCCGGCGCAAATGCTCGAGTATTTCGACAACCCGGCCGCTACCAGGCAGACCATTGTCGACGGCTGGATTCGCACGGGCGACGCGGGATATCTCGACGACGACGGCTTTCTGGTGATCCGGGACCGCGTCAAAGATCTCATCATCGTCGCGGGCGAAAACGTCTACCCCGCAGAGGTCGAAAAGACCATCAATGCTCACCCGGCGGTACACGACAGCGCGGTGGTGGGCGCACCGGATGTCTTGCGGGGCGAATGCATTCACGCATTCGTTGTTGCTAAACAGGATGAAGTACTGCAGCTCGACGACCTCGAGCGGTTTCTCGCTCGGCGGCTCGCTCGCTTCAAGGTGCCGGGCACGTTCCACGTCACCGATGCAATCCCGCGGAACCCCAGCGGGAAGATCCTGCGCCGGACATTAAGGGAGCGGTTCTGGGCCGGCCTAGAACGGCAGATCAATTGA
- a CDS encoding S1 RNA-binding domain-containing protein, giving the protein MSRDVYADAARKYAHTLPGHILLAAEPAAIPASTLTLDVLVEQTEELEAAQKYALRAMLNGLDSIEDLQLFLGLDDRDILRAIAGLLDAEYIDYRPPPEGALRRLTLRDAGRDAARDAQLRRPAPATVPVVYDRLTRTVTPWNKRALTRTQVAKSNAARILLPPASAMPVGLHELNVDALTAALDIRREPIHILGISGVTENPVYYYGAILLIYKNFDTNELRLGVDVDGTWSEPHAAALEKIGAVDRLRITAAPADEVHESVTDSADRLGRDEVIALQTALDSNETGTDGNQLDRAQIRWLGVYEHPTWLNDAVSNSQHRLLIISPRITGSVVDQRWVDRVEKLARTADVTIFWGHGDNTDTDETAVDRLHKAARRSTRLAIVRVPNTVAKVLVSDGYYIKTNFNWLSFRGTPSRQFRHEEGDLVQNQELADHAYDKYMSENCTLALEVVGTLPAKYRISIKSNASTPSDLQPASQPAPLTARTDSPATMGSPPADATQSQPPTARRRERRKKAPASNRETARRQALSKITVGESMSGVVKNLENYGAFVSLGDNLDGLIHISKLGRQVHHPSAVVQLGQTVVVIVEDVDIDRERVSLKLKSVDGRPQSPQKPHHA; this is encoded by the coding sequence ATGAGTAGAGATGTCTACGCAGACGCCGCGCGCAAGTACGCCCACACCCTGCCCGGCCACATCCTCTTGGCCGCCGAACCAGCCGCGATCCCAGCGTCTACGCTCACCCTCGACGTCCTCGTCGAACAGACCGAAGAACTTGAGGCAGCGCAGAAATACGCGCTACGGGCCATGCTCAACGGGCTCGACTCTATCGAAGACCTCCAACTGTTCCTTGGACTCGATGATCGAGACATCCTCCGCGCGATAGCCGGCCTCCTCGACGCCGAATACATCGACTACCGGCCGCCACCCGAAGGCGCGCTGCGTCGCCTCACACTGAGGGACGCCGGCCGCGACGCCGCGCGCGACGCGCAGCTCCGCAGACCGGCCCCAGCCACAGTCCCGGTGGTCTATGACCGGCTGACCAGAACGGTCACCCCGTGGAACAAACGGGCGCTGACCCGCACCCAAGTCGCCAAATCCAATGCGGCACGAATCCTGCTGCCGCCGGCTAGCGCCATGCCCGTCGGCCTGCACGAACTCAACGTCGACGCCCTGACCGCTGCGCTGGACATCCGGCGCGAGCCAATCCACATCCTCGGCATCAGCGGCGTCACCGAGAACCCGGTTTACTACTACGGTGCAATCTTACTGATCTACAAGAACTTTGACACCAACGAACTCCGGTTGGGCGTCGACGTCGATGGCACGTGGAGCGAGCCACACGCGGCCGCCCTCGAAAAGATCGGCGCCGTCGACCGTCTGCGTATCACCGCAGCCCCCGCCGACGAGGTCCACGAATCCGTCACCGACTCGGCCGACCGCCTGGGCCGAGACGAAGTCATCGCTCTGCAGACCGCCCTCGACAGCAACGAAACAGGCACTGACGGAAATCAACTCGACCGCGCACAGATCCGCTGGCTCGGAGTCTATGAGCACCCCACCTGGCTCAACGACGCCGTCTCGAACTCGCAGCACCGACTGCTGATCATCAGCCCACGGATCACCGGAAGCGTCGTCGACCAACGGTGGGTCGATCGGGTGGAGAAGCTCGCCCGAACCGCCGACGTCACCATCTTCTGGGGGCACGGCGACAACACCGATACCGACGAGACCGCCGTGGACAGGCTCCACAAAGCCGCGCGCCGTTCCACCCGCTTGGCAATCGTCAGAGTCCCCAACACCGTCGCAAAGGTCCTCGTCAGCGACGGCTACTACATCAAAACCAATTTCAACTGGCTGTCCTTCCGCGGCACCCCGTCGCGCCAGTTCCGACACGAAGAAGGCGACCTGGTCCAAAACCAGGAACTGGCCGACCACGCCTACGACAAGTACATGTCCGAGAACTGCACACTCGCCCTGGAAGTGGTCGGAACGCTTCCGGCGAAGTACCGCATTAGCATCAAGTCGAATGCCTCCACACCGTCGGACCTGCAGCCGGCATCTCAGCCCGCACCGCTCACAGCCAGAACAGACTCACCGGCGACCATGGGATCACCCCCGGCAGACGCGACGCAAAGTCAACCGCCCACAGCACGGCGACGAGAACGACGCAAGAAGGCGCCAGCCAGCAACCGCGAGACGGCCCGAAGACAAGCGCTCAGCAAAATCACTGTCGGAGAATCCATGTCGGGCGTCGTTAAGAACCTCGAAAACTATGGGGCGTTCGTCAGTCTCGGCGACAACCTCGACGGCCTGATCCATATCTCAAAGCTCGGACGACAGGTTCACCACCCATCGGCGGTTGTCCAACTAGGCCAAACCGTAGTAGTCATCGTCGAAGACGTCGACATCGACCGCGAACGGGTCTCGCTGAAACTCAAGAGTGTCGACGGACGCCCCCAATCACCACAAAAGCCACATCACGCCTAG
- the scoE gene encoding (3R)-3-[(carboxymethyl)amino]fatty acid oxygenase/decarboxylase, whose translation MSKFTELAAVEVYDFDPAMATSDDIQLLRHHIYTDKLVILKAQDLKPAAFVELGQHFGTPVSYYEPMYHHPENGLIFVSSNLARAEGQIGVPRTGGFWHADYQFMPKPFAFTLFYPQKLPTGTRGTRFINMASAYERLTPRLKEAIADTFSKHSARRYVKIRPSDVYRPIGDIRAEIERVTPPQTWPTVLIHPVTGERILYVSEAFTYAIEDSEGNALPLSLRDELLDASGQLDESYEHPNIFVQTYEPGDLVLWDNRTLIHRALHNPNNEPTESYRVTVTDEYPLGAEVAA comes from the coding sequence ATCAGTAAGTTCACCGAACTAGCGGCTGTCGAGGTGTACGACTTCGATCCGGCGATGGCAACCAGCGACGACATCCAGCTGCTCCGACACCACATCTACACCGACAAACTCGTCATCCTCAAAGCCCAAGACCTGAAGCCGGCCGCGTTCGTGGAACTCGGGCAACACTTTGGAACGCCGGTTTCGTACTACGAACCGATGTATCACCATCCGGAAAACGGCCTCATCTTCGTCTCCTCGAACCTCGCCCGGGCGGAGGGTCAGATCGGCGTGCCGAGGACCGGCGGATTCTGGCATGCCGATTACCAGTTCATGCCGAAGCCGTTCGCGTTCACACTCTTCTATCCGCAGAAGTTGCCAACTGGTACCCGAGGTACCCGCTTCATCAACATGGCCAGCGCCTATGAGCGACTGACTCCACGACTCAAGGAAGCCATCGCGGACACTTTCAGCAAGCACAGCGCTCGGCGCTACGTCAAGATCCGGCCCTCGGATGTCTACCGTCCGATCGGTGACATCCGGGCCGAAATCGAGCGGGTCACACCGCCGCAAACCTGGCCGACGGTGCTCATCCACCCGGTCACGGGCGAGCGGATTCTCTACGTATCGGAGGCCTTCACGTACGCCATCGAAGACTCCGAGGGCAACGCGCTGCCTCTCTCCTTACGCGACGAACTCCTCGACGCTTCAGGACAACTCGACGAGTCCTACGAACACCCGAACATCTTCGTGCAGACCTATGAGCCCGGCGATCTCGTGCTGTGGGACAACCGGACCCTGATCCACCGCGCCTTGCACAATCCAAACAACGAACCAACGGAGTCCTACCGCGTGACCGTCACCGACGAATACCCGCTCGGCGCCGAGGTCGCCGCATGA